One Alteromonas sp. KC3 DNA segment encodes these proteins:
- the rsmA gene encoding 16S rRNA (adenine(1518)-N(6)/adenine(1519)-N(6))-dimethyltransferase RsmA, with the protein MSKTHLGHTARKRFGQNFLHDEYVIGKIVAAIGPKNEQNLVEIGPGLGALTDPVCEEVDALTVIELDRDLAKRLRHHPFNGDKLTVIEQDAMTMDFSALLKEMPIKDKKLRVFGNLPYNISTPLMFHLFDHASSIEDMHFMLQKEVVNRLAAGPGSKNYGRLSVMAQYYCHVIPVLNVPPGAFKPAPKVDSAVVKLVPHSAPPVDVVSVNTLERVCAQAFNQRRKTIRNSLKDCLSEEEISALGIDPTCRAEVLSLGDFATLANAVSAKESQQEQ; encoded by the coding sequence ATGAGTAAAACACATTTAGGCCATACGGCCAGAAAACGATTTGGCCAAAACTTTCTTCACGATGAATATGTGATTGGAAAAATTGTTGCCGCAATTGGCCCCAAAAACGAACAAAACTTAGTCGAGATTGGCCCAGGTCTTGGTGCACTAACCGATCCGGTATGTGAAGAGGTTGACGCCTTAACGGTTATCGAGCTGGACCGAGACTTAGCTAAGCGGTTGCGCCATCACCCTTTCAATGGTGACAAGCTAACCGTTATTGAGCAAGATGCCATGACAATGGACTTTTCGGCCCTATTGAAAGAAATGCCGATTAAGGACAAAAAGCTTCGCGTATTTGGTAACTTGCCGTACAACATCTCAACGCCTTTAATGTTTCATTTATTCGATCACGCCAGCAGTATTGAAGACATGCACTTTATGCTGCAAAAAGAAGTGGTGAATAGATTGGCCGCTGGACCCGGTTCAAAGAACTATGGCCGTTTATCGGTTATGGCACAATATTACTGTCATGTCATTCCTGTACTTAACGTGCCGCCAGGTGCTTTCAAGCCTGCGCCAAAGGTTGACTCAGCAGTAGTAAAATTAGTTCCTCACAGTGCACCGCCCGTTGATGTTGTTTCGGTAAATACGCTTGAGCGTGTCTGTGCACAAGCCTTTAACCAACGCCGAAAAACCATTCGTAACTCTTTGAAAGATTGCTTGAGTGAAGAAGAAATAAGCGCATTAGGTATCGACCCAACATGTCGGGCAGAAGTGCTGTCTCTTGGCGATTTCGCCACACTTGCCAATGCAGTTTCAGCCAAAGAGAGCCAACAAGAGCAGTAA
- the pdxA gene encoding 4-hydroxythreonine-4-phosphate dehydrogenase PdxA codes for MSTPIKIAITPGEPAGIGPDLIIKLAQETWQAQLVVFADGDMLRARAERLGLPLTLIEYDANNPQVQAAGSLFIKQIDKSVDVIAGTLDSENGLYVVETLRQACQANMDGDFDAVVTGPVHKGIINKAGVSFSGHTEFFAYQSNTIDVVMLLATEGLNVALATTHIPLEYVAKAITRERLHKVIHIINTDLKLKFGIKEPHIYVCGLNPHAGEDGHIGTEEIHTIIPALEELRAEGLNITGPLPADTIFQPKYLENADVVLAMYHDQGLPVLKYKGFGASVNITLGLPFIRTSVDHGTALDLAGTGEADAGSFRKALEKAIELAQHQQ; via the coding sequence ATGAGTACACCAATTAAAATAGCAATTACGCCGGGAGAGCCGGCTGGAATAGGGCCAGATTTAATCATTAAACTGGCCCAAGAGACATGGCAAGCACAGCTTGTCGTGTTTGCCGACGGTGACATGCTCAGGGCAAGGGCCGAACGGCTAGGTTTACCGCTAACCCTTATTGAATACGACGCCAATAACCCGCAAGTACAAGCTGCGGGTTCGTTGTTTATTAAGCAGATAGATAAATCTGTAGACGTTATCGCAGGTACACTTGATAGCGAAAATGGACTTTACGTTGTCGAGACATTACGACAAGCCTGCCAAGCCAATATGGATGGAGACTTTGACGCAGTTGTTACAGGCCCTGTACACAAGGGCATAATTAACAAGGCTGGGGTATCATTTAGCGGGCATACCGAGTTCTTCGCCTATCAATCAAACACTATCGATGTGGTTATGCTGCTAGCAACGGAAGGACTTAACGTTGCCCTTGCGACAACACATATCCCGCTAGAGTACGTGGCGAAAGCGATCACTCGTGAGAGATTACACAAAGTGATTCACATCATTAATACCGATCTTAAACTTAAATTCGGTATTAAAGAGCCCCACATTTACGTGTGTGGACTAAACCCTCACGCTGGTGAAGATGGGCATATTGGAACGGAAGAAATTCATACCATCATACCAGCACTGGAAGAGTTACGCGCTGAAGGTTTGAATATTACCGGGCCTTTGCCAGCCGATACCATTTTTCAGCCGAAGTATTTAGAAAATGCTGATGTTGTACTGGCTATGTACCACGACCAAGGCTTACCTGTATTAAAATACAAAGGCTTCGGCGCATCAGTAAATATCACTCTGGGTTTGCCTTTCATTCGTACCTCAGTAGATCACGGCACCGCCCTTGACCTTGCAGGTACAGGAGAAGCTGACGCTGGAAGTTTTAGAAAAGCATTGGAAAAAGCCATTGAGCTTGCACAACATCAACAATGA
- the surA gene encoding peptidylprolyl isomerase SurA, whose product MKFIIRALMLGALLSFNSIAQEVMLDRVAVIVDQGVVLESEIEALVQEVKRNAEANGQQLPSDRALRTQAIERLITKSLQLQMAERMGIQISDPQLEQTIGNIAASQNATIEQLRESIALQGIAYEDYREDIREEIIMGEVRRANVRRRVYITPQEINTLIELMEQQGAEQAEYRLGHILIGFPTEPTDEDIQAARERADKVIALLESGSDFAKIAIASSSGNEALEGGDMGWMNINAMPTLFAEAIQGKDKDVLVGPIRSGAGFHILKVLDTRGIEKITVEEVNSRHILVKPSIILSEDKAKSMLIRFREEVESGESDFAELAKEYSEDPGSALRGGELGWSDPENYTPAFKEALAQLEPGEFSDPVRSTFGWHLIQLIDRRVDDATDKRKEEKASQLIFNRKFAEETENWLREMRDAAYVEVVDS is encoded by the coding sequence ATGAAGTTCATTATCCGAGCATTGATGTTAGGTGCCCTACTCTCATTTAACAGCATTGCGCAAGAAGTTATGCTAGACCGCGTAGCGGTAATTGTTGACCAAGGCGTGGTACTTGAAAGCGAGATCGAAGCCCTTGTGCAGGAAGTAAAAAGAAACGCCGAGGCGAATGGCCAGCAGCTCCCCTCTGATCGCGCACTTCGCACACAGGCCATTGAACGACTCATTACAAAAAGCCTTCAGCTTCAAATGGCTGAACGCATGGGTATTCAAATCAGTGACCCTCAATTAGAGCAAACGATTGGGAATATCGCGGCGAGTCAAAATGCGACTATTGAGCAACTTCGCGAATCAATAGCACTTCAAGGCATTGCTTATGAAGATTATCGCGAAGATATCCGCGAAGAAATTATCATGGGTGAAGTTCGTCGCGCTAATGTGCGCCGCCGTGTTTATATCACACCTCAAGAAATAAACACCTTGATAGAACTTATGGAACAGCAAGGTGCCGAGCAAGCGGAATATCGTCTTGGTCACATCCTTATTGGATTTCCAACGGAGCCAACAGACGAAGACATTCAAGCGGCACGTGAACGCGCTGACAAAGTTATTGCACTTTTGGAGTCTGGTTCAGACTTTGCTAAAATAGCCATTGCATCTTCTTCAGGTAACGAAGCACTTGAAGGTGGTGACATGGGATGGATGAACATCAATGCTATGCCTACCCTATTTGCAGAAGCAATTCAGGGTAAAGACAAAGACGTATTGGTTGGGCCAATTCGAAGCGGCGCTGGCTTTCACATTCTAAAAGTACTTGATACCCGTGGTATTGAAAAAATTACGGTAGAAGAAGTTAACTCACGCCATATCTTGGTAAAACCGTCTATTATTCTTAGTGAAGACAAAGCCAAATCGATGCTAATTCGCTTTAGAGAAGAAGTTGAGAGTGGTGAGTCTGACTTTGCTGAATTAGCAAAAGAATATTCTGAAGATCCTGGATCTGCACTGCGCGGTGGTGAATTAGGCTGGTCAGATCCAGAGAACTACACGCCGGCATTTAAAGAAGCGTTGGCACAACTTGAGCCAGGTGAGTTTAGCGATCCGGTTCGTTCAACGTTTGGCTGGCACTTAATTCAACTTATCGATCGTCGAGTTGATGATGCAACAGACAAGCGCAAAGAAGAAAAAGCATCTCAGTTAATCTTCAACCGTAAATTTGCCGAAGAAACCGAAAACTGGCTTCGCGAAATGCGTGATGCGGCGTATGTTGAAGTTGTAGATTCATAA
- a CDS encoding LPS-assembly protein LptD, which translates to MKKTCAIVVCATFLPTVAFAQETTDSRTNSDSNAAPLAFCSVEPVTFSSKALMPKGHVKVEANRTEIIQDKVALFSGDVDITSDTAVIQAAQAQVNGNGKDLIAKGDVTYQDAQLKVESDSVSLRSVEERLEMTNTRYQLTGFVGQGAAKDIVLDTDTGIVLKDVSFTTCPEGDEDWLIRASEISLEKGTVWGQAKHTRFYIADVPVFYLPYFAFPVSNERQTGLLFPELTSSSRTGVDYTQPFYWNIAPNYDMTLAPRVMTLRGIQLNTEFRYLTENSQGKAYVEYLPSDSDISGNPDRYFYRLQHQGLIGDNWLLNVDFNGLSDNNYLLDLGSDYYSRADTHLYRSIGMSYYSENLSVNMQIKDFEVLGNTADSYRAVPEIKVNYNKPLGDFFEFNLDSEVAHFDNTLDTAPTATRFHIAPTLAMPLRSAWGEFTAETTLFQTVYRQDNVEGTDLDENVERTLGQGRLYGALYFERDKSWFSDDMSMTFEPKIQYLYTSYEDQTAIGFYDSTPLLTDVEGLFRGQEFTGLDRISDNNQITLGATTRMLDKNNREQFVLSVGQIFYLEDNKVVAATKNQDRSALAAEVDWRVNKNWFFHTDVQVTTDTDKVDLSSLGVEYRKDDARFIQVSHRYVRDLSGETIDQIGISASWPISENWQWVGRTYRDLERHRSVETYTGIQYESCCWAIRLVAQRSLNNRFNARGEQTTDDFDSGVSLQFIFKGIGSSGTRRSMLKDGMFGYRQPYSLN; encoded by the coding sequence ATGAAAAAAACCTGCGCCATCGTTGTTTGTGCGACATTTTTGCCTACTGTCGCGTTTGCACAGGAAACAACAGATTCTCGTACTAATTCAGATTCGAATGCAGCTCCACTTGCGTTCTGCTCTGTTGAACCTGTTACCTTTAGCAGCAAAGCACTTATGCCTAAAGGGCATGTTAAGGTTGAAGCCAATCGCACTGAAATTATACAAGACAAAGTTGCGTTGTTTTCAGGCGATGTTGACATTACCTCTGACACAGCGGTAATTCAGGCCGCGCAAGCGCAAGTTAACGGCAACGGAAAAGATCTGATTGCCAAAGGCGATGTCACCTACCAAGATGCCCAACTAAAAGTAGAAAGTGATTCCGTTTCACTTCGCTCTGTTGAAGAGCGCTTAGAAATGACGAATACCCGATATCAATTGACGGGTTTTGTGGGTCAAGGCGCGGCAAAAGACATTGTTTTAGATACCGACACTGGGATTGTGTTAAAAGACGTAAGCTTTACTACGTGCCCTGAAGGCGATGAAGACTGGTTAATTCGCGCCAGCGAAATAAGTCTAGAAAAAGGCACCGTTTGGGGTCAAGCCAAACACACCCGCTTCTATATTGCTGACGTGCCTGTTTTCTATCTACCCTATTTTGCCTTCCCAGTAAGTAATGAGCGTCAAACTGGCCTACTATTTCCAGAGCTTACTAGCTCTAGCAGAACTGGCGTAGACTATACACAGCCGTTCTACTGGAATATCGCCCCCAACTACGACATGACATTAGCACCGCGGGTTATGACACTACGCGGCATTCAGTTAAATACCGAATTTCGCTATTTAACCGAAAACAGTCAAGGTAAAGCGTATGTCGAATATTTACCAAGTGATTCAGACATATCTGGCAACCCAGACCGTTATTTTTACCGTTTACAGCACCAAGGGTTAATTGGCGATAATTGGCTTCTAAACGTTGATTTTAACGGGTTAAGCGATAACAACTACTTATTAGATTTAGGTTCGGATTACTACAGCCGTGCCGATACCCACCTGTACCGCAGTATTGGTATGAGCTATTACTCAGAAAATCTGTCGGTGAATATGCAGATTAAAGACTTTGAAGTGTTGGGTAATACTGCCGATAGTTATCGCGCGGTTCCAGAAATCAAAGTTAATTATAACAAGCCATTAGGTGATTTTTTTGAGTTTAATCTGGACTCAGAAGTTGCTCATTTTGACAATACGTTAGATACCGCACCTACTGCAACCCGCTTTCATATAGCGCCAACACTTGCAATGCCACTGCGTTCTGCATGGGGAGAGTTTACTGCTGAAACTACGTTATTTCAGACGGTATACCGCCAAGATAACGTAGAGGGCACAGACTTAGATGAAAACGTAGAGCGCACACTTGGCCAAGGCCGACTGTACGGAGCCTTGTATTTTGAACGAGATAAATCGTGGTTTAGCGACGACATGTCGATGACCTTTGAGCCAAAAATACAGTATTTGTATACGTCGTATGAAGACCAAACTGCTATTGGCTTTTATGATTCTACGCCGCTACTTACTGACGTAGAAGGGCTCTTTAGAGGACAAGAATTTACAGGTCTTGACCGTATCAGCGACAACAATCAAATTACCCTTGGTGCGACCACGCGAATGTTAGATAAAAACAATCGGGAACAATTTGTCCTAAGTGTGGGTCAGATATTCTATCTTGAAGATAACAAAGTTGTGGCCGCCACTAAAAATCAAGACCGTTCAGCACTTGCTGCCGAAGTTGATTGGCGCGTTAATAAAAATTGGTTCTTCCATACTGACGTTCAGGTAACAACAGATACTGACAAAGTCGACTTGAGCAGTCTTGGGGTAGAGTACAGAAAAGATGACGCGCGCTTTATCCAAGTCAGCCACCGTTATGTACGCGACTTAAGTGGCGAAACCATTGATCAAATTGGTATTTCTGCAAGTTGGCCTATTTCTGAGAACTGGCAGTGGGTAGGCAGAACCTATCGTGATTTAGAGCGCCATCGCAGTGTTGAAACATATACCGGTATTCAATATGAATCGTGCTGCTGGGCAATTCGCTTAGTTGCTCAAAGAAGCTTGAATAATCGATTCAATGCCCGTGGCGAGCAAACCACAGACGACTTTGACTCTGGTGTGTCGCTTCAGTTTATCTTTAAAGGTATAGGTTCTTCAGGAACCCGTAGAAGCATGCTAAAAGACGGTATGTTTGGCTATCGCCAGCCTTATAGTTTAAATTAA
- the djlA gene encoding co-chaperone DjlA: MSIWGKILGALFGFMFLKIPGAILGLVVGHFFDKAYSQDFNQLGGFGRFFTDQNSLKQQAIFFHSLFSALGHLAKSDGKVTSKEIQIATALMDEMRLTGDARREAQDAFREGKARDFPLVETLKGFYEATHGRRDILQVFLEILIQSAFADGTLSQEEYNVLEKVAKPLGFRRRDLDYLISMYEAEIRFRQRGGPRSHSNGQYRQGAQGQQAYSEQQSIDDAYRILGVSASDDEKVIKRAYRKRMAEHHPDKLVSKGLPEQAMEIAKKKAQDIQSAYELIKQKRGF; encoded by the coding sequence ATGTCTATTTGGGGGAAGATCCTCGGTGCCTTATTTGGCTTTATGTTCTTAAAGATTCCAGGTGCGATTCTCGGCTTAGTTGTAGGGCACTTTTTTGATAAGGCTTATAGCCAGGATTTCAATCAGCTTGGTGGATTTGGTCGTTTTTTTACCGACCAAAATAGCCTAAAGCAACAAGCTATTTTCTTTCACAGTCTATTTAGCGCACTGGGCCATCTTGCTAAATCAGACGGAAAGGTGACCAGCAAAGAAATACAAATCGCGACAGCATTAATGGATGAGATGCGGTTAACAGGCGATGCCCGTCGCGAGGCGCAAGATGCATTTCGCGAAGGAAAAGCACGTGACTTTCCTCTGGTTGAGACACTTAAAGGCTTTTATGAAGCGACTCATGGTCGCCGCGATATTCTTCAGGTATTTTTAGAAATTCTCATTCAGTCTGCCTTTGCCGATGGCACCTTGTCACAAGAAGAGTACAACGTACTTGAAAAGGTAGCGAAACCGCTTGGGTTTAGGCGTCGTGACCTCGACTACCTTATTTCAATGTACGAAGCAGAAATCCGTTTTAGGCAGCGCGGTGGCCCACGCTCGCATTCGAATGGGCAATATCGTCAGGGCGCTCAAGGCCAGCAGGCTTATTCAGAACAGCAAAGTATTGATGATGCTTATCGCATACTCGGCGTCTCAGCGTCAGATGATGAAAAAGTTATCAAGCGCGCGTATCGCAAAAGAATGGCTGAACACCACCCTGATAAATTAGTATCAAAAGGGTTACCTGAGCAGGCAATGGAAATTGCCAAAAAGAAAGCTCAAGACATTCAGTCTGCATACGAGCTTATTAAGCAAAAGCGTGGCTTTTAA
- the xerD gene encoding site-specific tyrosine recombinase XerD: MKSTQRELTYVPAASQAHIDSFIEMLWLEKGLSEHTQQSYRTDLTKLAIYCNNQGVKDIALLVTEQLQDYLAYRHEKGLSTRSTQRALSAIRAFFVFLISKQIRVDSPVSALSNPKTPKSLPSSLSQQQVEDLLAAPDTEDPIECRDKSMLEVLYATGLRVSELVGLTMEQISLQQGVVRVVGKGNKERLVPLGEEAIEWLLTYVKTARPILASKQTDVVFLSKRGQKMTRQTFWHRIKYYAIKAGIEQHLSPHTLRHAFATHLLNHGADLRVVQMLLGHSDLSTTQIYTHVATERLQTLIHSHHPRG, translated from the coding sequence ATGAAATCTACACAACGTGAATTGACCTATGTGCCTGCAGCAAGTCAAGCGCACATTGATAGCTTCATTGAAATGCTGTGGTTAGAAAAAGGGCTGTCTGAGCACACCCAGCAAAGTTATCGCACCGACCTTACTAAATTAGCAATTTACTGTAATAACCAAGGTGTCAAAGATATTGCATTGCTTGTAACTGAGCAGCTGCAGGACTACCTTGCTTATCGGCATGAAAAGGGTCTTTCGACACGAAGCACGCAGCGTGCGCTAAGTGCCATTAGAGCTTTTTTTGTTTTTCTTATAAGTAAACAGATTCGCGTAGATAGTCCGGTATCAGCTTTATCTAATCCTAAGACGCCAAAGTCATTACCTTCGTCGTTATCACAGCAGCAAGTCGAAGACTTGCTTGCCGCGCCAGACACCGAAGATCCCATCGAATGCCGCGATAAAAGCATGCTTGAGGTTCTCTATGCCACTGGGCTTCGCGTAAGCGAGCTTGTTGGTTTGACGATGGAGCAGATTAGTTTGCAACAAGGCGTGGTGCGCGTTGTCGGTAAAGGGAATAAGGAACGCCTTGTACCTTTGGGCGAAGAGGCCATCGAGTGGTTACTTACCTACGTTAAGACGGCAAGGCCTATTTTGGCAAGTAAACAAACTGATGTGGTGTTTTTGAGTAAACGCGGGCAGAAAATGACGCGGCAAACGTTTTGGCATCGCATAAAATACTATGCGATAAAAGCGGGTATCGAGCAGCATTTGTCACCCCATACATTGCGGCATGCCTTTGCTACTCACTTACTTAACCATGGTGCGGATTTACGTGTTGTGCAAATGTTACTAGGCCACAGCGACCTGTCTACTACGCAAATATATACCCATGTAGCGACAGAGCGATTGCAAACACTGATACATAGCCATCATCCTAGGGGCTAG
- the dsbC gene encoding bifunctional protein-disulfide isomerase/oxidoreductase DsbC, with protein sequence MKAIKKCLIASAVVATSFVSVIAHAADETAIRTKLTTMLGLEVDSFADSPVPGLVQVSTNRGLFYVSDSGEYLLQARVFNIDENMRNETEVALSSLRLAGVKDMASSAITFKAKNEKHVITVFTDTTCGYCRKLHNEIGELNDNGVTVQYLAFPRAGLNSQNYEDMVSVWCAANPQQALTDAKAGDNVASASCKNKVAEQYLLGQKLGVNGTPNIILPDGSLIPGYQPADLLVQALEQAQ encoded by the coding sequence GTGAAAGCTATAAAGAAATGTTTGATAGCGAGCGCTGTTGTGGCAACGAGTTTTGTAAGTGTGATTGCCCATGCCGCTGATGAAACCGCAATTCGTACGAAGCTAACAACCATGTTAGGTCTTGAAGTAGATAGCTTTGCTGACTCTCCTGTACCTGGTCTAGTGCAAGTATCGACTAATCGCGGTTTGTTTTACGTAAGTGACAGCGGCGAATACTTACTTCAGGCTCGCGTTTTCAATATTGATGAGAATATGCGAAATGAAACGGAAGTAGCATTATCGTCACTGCGCTTAGCTGGTGTGAAAGACATGGCTTCATCTGCCATAACGTTTAAAGCAAAAAATGAAAAACACGTGATCACCGTATTTACCGACACAACGTGTGGCTATTGCCGCAAACTGCACAATGAGATTGGCGAGTTAAATGATAACGGTGTGACGGTTCAATATTTGGCGTTTCCTCGAGCGGGGTTAAATAGTCAGAACTATGAAGATATGGTTTCTGTGTGGTGTGCCGCTAATCCACAGCAGGCCCTAACTGATGCCAAAGCCGGTGACAATGTAGCAAGTGCAAGTTGCAAAAATAAAGTGGCAGAGCAATACCTGTTAGGACAAAAGTTAGGCGTAAATGGTACACCTAACATCATTTTACCTGACGGTTCACTTATCCCAGGGTATCAACCTGCTGACTTACTTGTTCAAGCACTAGAGCAAGCACAGTAA